Proteins found in one Amphiura filiformis chromosome 14, Afil_fr2py, whole genome shotgun sequence genomic segment:
- the LOC140170256 gene encoding death-associated protein kinase 1-like has translation MDQVEDKKTGHLVAKLNQTKMRCLFQESLDIVDSVITVNACNATDQGFGILKEILKQMAADILGTRMLPMICQNILDQMRRWYIPSYPVLPWTMFFEKVTEIAGKQIQDIESMMEESTVRTVAAYLHDMGEIYVAKDDNGDDDDEESQAMVIMNIQWLCSNVIAKMLAGDEFPAQFQKLPDKPLYSKDELRKFLSTGEGLGFDFTVLLLEHLKILFTTDDGSYLIPSKLPPSLPPILIEKSDNAQLYGIRVECADESDMFSPDLFPNIHLHMLECYPKSQGKTNYSNSAVKFISPVEGMVQLTDMGRAINVAVMCKNNTDRPEAYSQLQSLKKSIHTYLRQCSPGTIVTWKFLSPKSLKTEYNLEKVLYYESDDLHKAEAGNGTVYHSRQAHADNMIDVICQGVDMTFITELGGLSGWEGIPLELQQRI, from the exons ATGGACCAGGTTGAAGACAAGAAAACAG gACACCTGGTGGCCAAACTGAACCAGACCAAGATGAGATGTCTGTTTCAGGAATCTCTTGACATTGTTGATTCTGTGATCACTGTCAATGCTTGCAATGCTACTGATCAAGGTTTTGGAATACTAAAGGAAATTCTGAAGCAGATGGCAGCTGACATCCTG GGAACCCGAATGCTACCAATGATATGTCAAAACATATTGGATCAAATGCGTCGTTGGTACATCCCTAGCTATCCGGTTCTACCATGGACGATGTTCTTCGAGAAAGTAACGGAGATCGCAGGAAAACAAATCCAAGATATTGAAAGTATGATGGAAGAAAGCACAGTAAGAACTGTTGCTGCATACCTTCATGACATGGGAGAG ATCTATGTAGCAAAAGATGACAATGGAGACGACGACGATGAAGAAAGTCAGGCGATGGTCATTATGAACATCCAATGGCTTTGCTCCAATGTTATCGCTAAAATGTTAGCAGGTGATGAGTTTCCAGCACAGTTTCAGAAGCTACCAGACAAACCTCTGTACAGCAAAGACGAGTTACGGAAATTCCTGTCAACTGGAGAAgggcttggttttgattttactgTGCTGCTTCTGGAGCACTTAAAGATTCTCTTCACCACCGATGATGGGAGCTATTTGATTCCATCCAAACTACCACCATCACTGCCTCCGATCCTGATAGAGAAGAGCGACAACGCGCAGCTCTATGGTATTCGCGTCGAGTGTGCTGATGAGTCAGATATGTTTTCGCCAGATCTCTTCCCGAACATCCATCTTCATATGTTAGAATGTTATCCTAAATCGCAAGGGAAAACCAACTACTCAAATTCCGCCGTCAAGTTCATTTCTCCAGTCGAAGGAATGGTGCAGTTGACGGATATGGGGAGAGCCATAAATGTTGCTGTTATGTGCAAGAATAACACAGACAGACCTGAAGCATATTCGCAGCTACAATC GTTGAAGAAATCCATTCACACGTATCTTCGTCAGTGTTCACCAGGAACAATTGTCACATGGAAGTTCCTTAGCCCCAAGTCACTGAAAACTGAGTACAATCTCGAAAAGGTTCTATACTATGAGTCAGATGATTTGCACAAAGCTGAAGCGGGAAACGGTACGGTGTACCATTCACGGCAGGCTCATGCTGACAACATGATCGACGTCATTTGCCAA GGCGTAGATATGACGTTTATCACTGAACTCGGCGGACTTAGTGGCTGGGAGGGGATACCACTCGAGCTTCAACAAAGGATATAG